From the Alkalibacter rhizosphaerae genome, one window contains:
- a CDS encoding glycyl-radical enzyme activating protein: MTTGKIYDIQRFTVNDGPGIRTEVFLKGCPLTCLWCHSPESQAYESQLGLYMMRCIGIENCGKCLEACTHKAISEGEVVYSEVYKKDITKIKVDFDKCHSCFDCVEACRSKALVVIGEDKTVEETMVIIRKDSAYYKKSSGGVTISGGEALSQPKFTLELLKACKDEGLHTCLDTTGFAKWDTLEKMIPYVDLVLLDLKHMDSESSKELVGVPNEIILENAVKMAQSGVDIQIRVPIIPGHNDSMENLEKTGLFCQQLGDAVSMVQILPYHKLGTIKYERLAKPYLLEDLEPPSEERMEEIKAFLEGFGLKVKIH; encoded by the coding sequence ATGACGACAGGAAAAATCTATGACATTCAACGATTTACCGTCAACGACGGGCCGGGTATTCGGACGGAAGTTTTTCTAAAAGGCTGTCCATTGACCTGTTTATGGTGCCACAGCCCTGAATCTCAGGCATATGAAAGCCAGCTGGGCTTGTACATGATGCGTTGCATCGGTATCGAAAATTGCGGAAAGTGCCTGGAAGCCTGCACCCATAAAGCCATTTCAGAAGGAGAAGTTGTTTATTCGGAAGTCTACAAAAAAGACATTACGAAGATCAAGGTGGATTTTGATAAATGCCATTCCTGTTTTGACTGTGTGGAGGCATGTCGGTCCAAGGCCTTGGTGGTCATCGGGGAGGACAAGACCGTGGAAGAAACCATGGTGATTATTAGAAAGGACAGCGCTTATTATAAAAAAAGCAGCGGGGGCGTCACTATCTCCGGCGGGGAGGCGTTGAGCCAGCCCAAATTCACACTGGAACTGTTGAAAGCATGCAAGGATGAGGGACTTCATACTTGTCTGGATACGACGGGGTTTGCAAAATGGGATACTTTGGAGAAAATGATCCCATACGTGGACCTGGTCCTTCTGGATCTAAAACACATGGATTCAGAGTCATCAAAAGAACTGGTGGGAGTGCCCAACGAGATCATCCTGGAAAATGCCGTCAAAATGGCCCAGTCTGGAGTGGACATCCAGATTCGGGTACCCATCATCCCAGGACATAACGATTCCATGGAGAATTTGGAGAAAACAGGACTTTTTTGCCAGCAGCTTGGAGACGCCGTATCCATGGTCCAAATACTGCCCTATCATAAGTTGGGGACCATCAAATACGAACGTCTTGCCAAACCGTATCTACTGGAAGATCTGGAACCGCCATCGGAAGAACGGATGGAAGAGATCAAGGCATTTCTGGAAGGCTTTGGATTAAAAGTGAAGATCCATTGA
- a CDS encoding CooT family nickel-binding protein — MCLGKVYEGDDNKALLEDVKSLEKVGNKWVFTSIFGDTIELEGELDAIDFGNSKVVVRKPTA, encoded by the coding sequence ATGTGCTTGGGAAAAGTATATGAAGGAGACGACAACAAGGCTTTGCTGGAAGATGTGAAATCCTTGGAGAAAGTCGGAAACAAGTGGGTATTTACTTCCATATTCGGAGATACCATCGAATTGGAAGGAGAGTTGGACGCCATCGATTTTGGTAACAGCAAGGTCGTCGTTCGAAAACCAACAGCATGA
- a CDS encoding acyl-CoA thioesterase, with the protein MNEGVAFSKAETCMIMEPRHSNAAGNVHGGELMKIMDTIAGITAFKHAKGNVVTARVDEIVFHKPVHVGDIITCNGQLTYVGNTSMQVMVTLMVHDLENDFDAAVAMTAFFTMVHLVDDKPTKVPPLIPTNEEEEDLYLLGERKYKEIKNRYM; encoded by the coding sequence ATGAATGAAGGTGTCGCCTTTTCAAAAGCGGAAACCTGCATGATCATGGAACCAAGGCACAGCAATGCTGCCGGCAATGTCCACGGTGGCGAATTGATGAAGATCATGGACACCATTGCCGGCATCACCGCATTCAAACATGCAAAGGGAAATGTGGTCACTGCAAGGGTGGACGAGATCGTCTTTCACAAGCCGGTCCATGTAGGAGACATCATCACCTGCAATGGGCAATTGACTTATGTGGGCAATACCTCCATGCAAGTTATGGTGACCTTGATGGTCCACGATCTGGAGAATGATTTTGATGCAGCTGTAGCTATGACAGCATTTTTCACCATGGTTCACCTGGTGGATGACAAACCAACAAAAGTGCCTCCCCTGATCCCTACCAATGAAGAGGAAGAAGATCTCTACCTTTTAGGGGAGCGGAAATACAAGGAAATCAAAAACCGATATATGTAA
- a CDS encoding phenylacetate--CoA ligase family protein, producing the protein MIWSSLETLTRKEMESLQLEKLKHTVNRMYQNVEYFRNKMDHLHCKPEDIQSLEDIQRLPFSTKEDLRVNYPYGLFAVSRKEVVRIHASSGTTGKPTVVGYTKNDLKWWSQLIARLVSMAGATAEDTVQIAFKYGLFTGAFGLHYGLEELGAAVVPMSSGNTEKQLLLMKDFGTTALVSTPSYALHMGEVAQSMGMDPSKDLQVRLGLFGGEGSSEAMREKIQEIWGMLATENYGLSELIGPGVSGECSHLTGMHINEDFFYPEIIDPKTGEVLPPGEQGELVITTLQKEALPLIRYRTRDITRLTYEPCSCGRTTTRMEKISGRSDDMLVVKGVNLFPTQVEEVLRKFPALGPHYEITVEKVHHLDSLEIRVELNENLTLDSYQEFEKLEKGIRYELRIMLGLDAKISIVNPRTLQRFEGKAKRVFDLR; encoded by the coding sequence ATGATTTGGTCTTCCCTGGAAACATTGACAAGAAAAGAAATGGAATCACTTCAGTTGGAAAAACTGAAACACACAGTGAACCGGATGTATCAAAATGTGGAATATTTTCGAAACAAGATGGACCACCTCCATTGCAAACCGGAAGATATCCAGTCTTTGGAGGATATTCAACGATTGCCTTTTTCCACAAAAGAGGATCTTCGGGTAAACTACCCCTATGGACTTTTCGCTGTATCGAGAAAAGAAGTGGTGCGGATCCACGCATCGTCCGGAACTACAGGCAAACCTACCGTGGTGGGGTATACAAAAAACGACTTGAAATGGTGGAGCCAGCTGATCGCCCGATTGGTGAGCATGGCTGGTGCCACTGCGGAGGATACGGTGCAGATCGCCTTTAAGTACGGTCTGTTCACAGGAGCCTTTGGTCTTCATTACGGTCTGGAAGAGCTGGGTGCTGCCGTGGTCCCCATGTCCAGCGGAAACACGGAAAAGCAACTGTTACTCATGAAGGATTTTGGGACCACGGCTCTGGTCAGTACCCCGTCCTATGCTCTGCATATGGGCGAGGTGGCCCAAAGCATGGGCATGGATCCAAGCAAAGATCTGCAGGTGCGATTGGGACTCTTCGGTGGAGAAGGCTCCAGCGAAGCCATGCGGGAGAAGATCCAGGAAATCTGGGGAATGCTGGCAACGGAAAACTATGGCCTCAGCGAATTGATCGGTCCTGGCGTTTCCGGGGAATGCAGCCATCTGACCGGCATGCATATCAATGAAGATTTCTTCTACCCGGAGATCATCGATCCGAAAACGGGAGAGGTTCTTCCCCCTGGCGAGCAGGGAGAACTAGTGATCACCACCCTTCAAAAGGAAGCCCTGCCTTTGATCCGATATCGAACCAGGGATATCACACGGTTGACATACGAACCCTGCTCCTGTGGTCGTACGACGACCCGGATGGAAAAAATCTCCGGACGCTCCGATGACATGCTGGTGGTCAAAGGTGTCAATCTCTTCCCCACACAAGTGGAAGAAGTTCTTCGAAAATTCCCGGCACTTGGTCCACATTACGAGATCACGGTAGAAAAGGTACATCACCTCGACAGTCTGGAGATCCGAGTGGAGTTGAATGAAAATCTGACCCTGGACTCTTATCAGGAATTTGAGAAGTTGGAAAAAGGCATACGATACGAACTTCGGATCATGTTGGGCTTGGATGCAAAAATTTCCATCGTCAACCCAAGGACCCTCCAGCGATTCGAAGGAAAGGCCAAACGCGTATTTGATTTGCGATGA
- the iorA gene encoding indolepyruvate ferredoxin oxidoreductase subunit alpha has product MKKLMLGNEAVARGAYEAGVKVATAYPGTPSTEITEFIAKYETMYAQWSPNEKVALEVAIGASVGGARSITSMKHVGLNVAADPLFTVSYTGVNGGLVIMVADDPGMHSSQNEQDSRYYARAAHIPMLEPADSQEAKDYIKEAFTLSEKYDTPILVRLTTRISHSQSLVEIQDPQEVELKPYEKDVMKYVMMPGMAIKRHVIVEERMKKMTMDASSMSINRADYKDLSMGFITSGIPYQYVKEVFPDASVLKLGMVHPLPKDLIQEFCSKVDKVYIIEELEPIIEEQIKSWGLDVEGKDLLTVQGEYSANMLVERIKKEDLQLKTPEVLPQRPPVLCAGCPHRSVYYRLKKLGKHATGDIGCYTLGALDPLKGLDTCVDMGASIGMLHGIEKARGSDFIKDWVSIIGDSTFVHSGITGLVDVVYNQGCSTVMILDNSTTGMTGHQENPATGVTLKGENTNQLDLVKLCESVGIRRVRTVNPFRYKELEEAISEETQIAEPSVIIVKAPCQLLDKSGSFVQNYIDEEKCKDCGMCLKLGCPAIKKHNGVMMIDDTLCVGCNLCVGVCKFQAIRKVGTRS; this is encoded by the coding sequence ATGAAAAAATTAATGCTAGGAAATGAAGCTGTTGCAAGAGGCGCTTACGAAGCCGGTGTCAAGGTGGCCACCGCTTATCCGGGAACGCCAAGCACGGAGATCACGGAATTTATCGCCAAGTACGAGACCATGTACGCCCAGTGGTCTCCCAATGAAAAAGTAGCTTTGGAAGTGGCCATTGGCGCATCCGTCGGCGGGGCCAGATCCATCACCTCCATGAAGCACGTAGGTCTCAATGTAGCAGCGGATCCCCTTTTTACCGTCAGTTACACTGGAGTCAACGGAGGCCTGGTCATCATGGTGGCAGACGATCCTGGCATGCACAGTTCCCAGAACGAACAGGATTCCAGATATTATGCCAGAGCAGCCCACATCCCCATGCTGGAACCTGCAGACAGCCAGGAAGCAAAGGATTATATAAAAGAAGCCTTTACGCTCAGCGAAAAGTACGACACGCCCATACTGGTCCGTCTCACCACCCGGATCTCCCATTCCCAAAGTCTGGTGGAGATCCAGGATCCTCAAGAAGTGGAGTTGAAACCCTACGAAAAGGACGTCATGAAATACGTCATGATGCCGGGAATGGCCATCAAGAGACATGTCATTGTGGAAGAAAGAATGAAAAAGATGACGATGGATGCCTCTTCCATGTCCATCAACAGGGCAGATTACAAGGATCTCTCCATGGGCTTCATCACCAGCGGGATCCCCTACCAATACGTCAAGGAAGTCTTTCCCGATGCATCTGTTTTGAAATTGGGAATGGTCCATCCTCTACCCAAAGATTTGATCCAGGAATTCTGTTCCAAGGTGGACAAGGTATATATCATCGAAGAATTGGAACCAATCATTGAAGAACAAATAAAAAGCTGGGGCCTGGACGTGGAAGGCAAGGACCTGCTGACCGTACAAGGTGAATACAGCGCCAACATGCTGGTAGAACGGATCAAAAAAGAAGACCTTCAATTGAAGACCCCTGAGGTCCTTCCCCAACGTCCTCCTGTGCTGTGTGCCGGATGTCCCCACCGGAGCGTATACTATCGATTGAAAAAATTGGGCAAGCACGCCACCGGAGATATCGGTTGCTATACCCTTGGAGCATTGGATCCTCTCAAAGGTCTGGACACCTGTGTGGACATGGGCGCCAGCATCGGCATGCTTCACGGCATCGAGAAGGCCCGTGGAAGTGATTTCATCAAGGACTGGGTGTCCATCATCGGTGATTCCACCTTCGTTCACTCCGGTATTACCGGCCTAGTGGACGTGGTTTACAACCAAGGATGTTCCACGGTGATGATCCTGGACAATTCCACAACAGGAATGACGGGACATCAGGAAAATCCGGCAACCGGGGTCACGCTGAAAGGAGAAAACACCAACCAGCTGGATCTGGTCAAACTCTGCGAAAGCGTAGGCATCCGGCGGGTCCGAACCGTCAACCCCTTCCGTTACAAAGAGTTGGAAGAGGCTATTTCGGAAGAGACCCAAATAGCGGAACCGTCTGTGATCATTGTAAAAGCACCTTGCCAATTGTTGGACAAGAGCGGCAGCTTTGTTCAAAACTATATCGATGAGGAAAAATGCAAGGATTGCGGTATGTGCCTGAAGCTGGGATGTCCAGCCATCAAAAAGCACAATGGCGTCATGATGATCGACGACACTCTTTGCGTCGGATGCAATTTGTGCGTAGGCGTCTGTAAATTCCAAGCGATTCGAAAGGTAGGTACACGTTCATGA
- a CDS encoding indolepyruvate oxidoreductase subunit beta: MTVKNILIVGVGGQGTLLTSRILGNLAVDLGYDVKLSEVHGMSQRGGSVVTHVRYGEKVYSPLVEVGQADLILSFEKLEAIRWKHFLSPCGTMLVNTQETDPMSVITGAAEYPEMIIERLEEDCNQVVAIDAVRVAKELGNVRVVNTILLGLLARRMDITKELWMDAIRRTVPPKTIGINLQAFEKGYYYEGEVAS, from the coding sequence ATGACAGTAAAAAATATTTTGATCGTCGGTGTGGGCGGACAAGGAACTTTATTGACCAGTCGTATTTTAGGCAATCTGGCCGTCGATCTTGGATACGATGTCAAATTATCGGAAGTCCACGGCATGAGCCAGCGAGGCGGCAGCGTGGTCACCCATGTCCGCTATGGTGAAAAAGTGTATTCTCCTTTGGTGGAAGTGGGACAAGCAGATCTGATCCTCTCTTTTGAAAAATTGGAGGCGATCCGGTGGAAACACTTCCTCTCCCCTTGTGGCACCATGCTGGTGAACACCCAGGAAACAGATCCAATGTCCGTTATAACTGGAGCTGCAGAATATCCGGAAATGATCATCGAAAGATTAGAGGAGGATTGCAACCAGGTCGTTGCCATAGACGCCGTCCGTGTAGCAAAAGAGTTGGGCAACGTGCGTGTTGTCAACACCATTTTATTGGGTCTTCTTGCACGACGAATGGACATCACCAAAGAATTGTGGATGGACGCCATTCGACGAACAGTACCCCCCAAAACCATTGGCATCAACTTGCAGGCATTTGAAAAAGGTTACTACTATGAAGGAGAGGTTGCTTCATGA
- a CDS encoding phenylacetate--CoA ligase family protein, protein MIWNQHYECMSREDMKKVQDERLRQTVERVYYNVEFYRRKMQALGLEPYDIQGIEDLPKLPFTTKDDLRDNYPFGLFATPMENVMRIHASSGTTGKATIVGYTRHDVDIFSEVVARSLSAAGVGKNDILQNAYGYGLFTGGLGIHYGAEKLGVTVVPISAGNTKKQVQFLMDFGTTAMSLTPSYALYLAETLEEMGVDPKNLKLKVGIFGAEPWTESMRREIEKRLQIKAIDIYGLSEIIGPGVSIECMEQNGLHIAEDHFFPEIIDPATKEPLPPGEEGELVFTTLTKEALPLIRYRTRDLTTLDYQPCNCGRTTVRMKKCTGRSDDMLIIRGVNVFPSQVESVLLELNATSPHYLLIVDRVNNLDTLEVLVEVDEQIFSDEIKGLEHLTRKITQALESTLNIAVKVKLVEPQTIARSEGKATRVIDKRKLKEDHS, encoded by the coding sequence ATGATCTGGAATCAACATTATGAATGCATGTCTAGAGAAGACATGAAAAAAGTGCAGGACGAGCGGCTACGCCAAACCGTTGAGCGGGTCTATTACAACGTGGAGTTTTATCGACGAAAAATGCAGGCTTTGGGTTTGGAACCCTATGACATCCAAGGAATCGAGGATCTGCCCAAACTTCCCTTCACCACCAAGGACGACTTGCGGGACAATTATCCCTTTGGCTTGTTCGCCACCCCCATGGAAAATGTGATGCGGATCCATGCATCATCCGGAACCACCGGGAAAGCCACCATTGTGGGATATACCCGCCATGATGTGGACATCTTTTCCGAAGTAGTGGCTCGCTCCCTTTCTGCAGCAGGTGTAGGAAAAAACGACATCCTTCAAAACGCTTATGGGTACGGCCTCTTTACCGGGGGCTTGGGGATCCACTATGGGGCGGAAAAATTGGGCGTCACGGTAGTTCCCATCTCTGCAGGAAATACAAAAAAACAGGTACAGTTCCTCATGGATTTTGGTACCACCGCCATGTCCCTGACACCATCCTACGCCTTATATCTGGCGGAGACACTGGAAGAAATGGGGGTGGATCCAAAAAATCTGAAACTGAAGGTTGGTATTTTCGGTGCAGAACCATGGACGGAAAGCATGCGACGTGAAATCGAAAAAAGACTCCAAATCAAAGCCATCGATATTTATGGCCTCTCGGAAATCATTGGTCCTGGAGTATCCATCGAGTGCATGGAACAAAATGGTCTTCATATCGCAGAAGATCATTTCTTCCCGGAGATCATCGATCCCGCCACCAAAGAGCCATTGCCTCCTGGCGAAGAAGGAGAACTTGTTTTCACCACCCTTACCAAAGAAGCCCTCCCCTTGATCCGTTACCGGACCAGGGACCTCACCACTTTGGATTACCAGCCTTGCAACTGCGGTCGAACCACAGTCCGCATGAAAAAATGCACCGGCCGAAGCGACGACATGCTGATCATCCGCGGCGTCAATGTATTCCCATCCCAGGTGGAAAGCGTTCTTCTGGAACTGAACGCCACCAGCCCCCATTACCTGCTGATCGTGGACCGGGTCAACAACTTGGATACACTGGAAGTGTTGGTAGAAGTGGACGAACAGATCTTTTCCGATGAGATCAAAGGGTTGGAGCACCTGACTCGAAAGATCACACAAGCATTGGAGAGCACGTTGAACATCGCTGTAAAAGTAAAACTGGTGGAACCTCAAACCATCGCAAGAAGCGAAGGAAAGGCCACCCGGGTCATTGATAAAAGAAAATTGAAGGAGGATCACTCATGA
- a CDS encoding ACT domain-containing protein, with amino-acid sequence MIIKQLTVFLENKSGRLSEVTRVLGENNINISALSIADTSEYGLLRLIVSDGEKATDLLKRNGFSVNLTDVICLNVKHTPGTLHDAIKTLSNGGIDIEYMYAYAVGDNAAVIMKVSDAKEAIYILTQNNIDLLRSDEMA; translated from the coding sequence ATGATCATCAAACAATTAACGGTTTTTTTGGAAAACAAATCCGGTCGTCTCTCTGAAGTCACCAGGGTATTGGGAGAAAACAACATCAACATCAGTGCCCTGAGCATTGCCGACACTTCCGAATACGGTTTGCTGCGTCTGATCGTCAGTGATGGCGAAAAAGCGACGGATTTGCTAAAACGCAACGGATTTTCCGTCAATCTGACCGATGTCATCTGTCTCAATGTCAAACATACGCCTGGAACTCTCCATGACGCCATCAAGACATTATCCAATGGCGGCATCGACATCGAGTACATGTATGCCTACGCCGTTGGTGACAATGCAGCCGTCATCATGAAAGTATCCGATGCCAAAGAAGCCATATACATCCTGACCCAAAACAACATCGACTTGCTTCGATCCGATGAAATGGCCTGA
- a CDS encoding AAA family ATPase, with protein sequence MVLLDEPTSSLDPELTREVLDMIRELENDGLSILLVTHEMGFAKRACDKVLFLAGGRLVEHGNSQELFEDPKTEELKKFLDKILGWNA encoded by the coding sequence TTGGTCCTTTTGGATGAACCCACCAGTTCTCTGGATCCGGAATTGACCAGGGAAGTATTGGACATGATCCGGGAATTGGAAAACGATGGACTCAGCATTTTGCTGGTGACCCATGAAATGGGATTCGCCAAACGAGCCTGCGACAAAGTTCTATTTCTTGCCGGAGGGCGTCTGGTGGAACACGGCAACAGCCAGGAATTGTTCGAAGATCCCAAGACGGAAGAGTTGAAGAAATTTTTGGATAAAATTTTAGGATGGAACGCATGA
- a CDS encoding amino acid ABC transporter permease translates to MDGDKNNTVTKPNDGKNETFKAIGSILIALGVFVLFFYISLQRLGLELDFAFLYQFRYRLFYGFRMTVAISIFSLVLSLFIGVVSAVGNESKLLPLSYLAKMYVQFIRGTPMIMQVYLFFYIVGTAWGITNRFWAGVLILSIFEGAYISEIIRGGIHSIEKIQLEAAKAVGLSNKQTLGLVVIPQIVKRILPALAGQFASIIKDSSLLSLISVIEATQTIREISATNFAIFESYIFLGFMYLALTFPLSMFTRYLERRFSYEN, encoded by the coding sequence ATGGATGGAGACAAAAATAACACGGTCACAAAGCCAAATGATGGCAAAAACGAAACATTCAAGGCAATCGGAAGCATTCTGATTGCCTTGGGTGTGTTTGTGCTGTTTTTTTATATTTCTTTGCAGCGGCTGGGGTTGGAGTTGGATTTTGCGTTTTTGTACCAGTTCCGATATCGGCTGTTCTATGGTTTCCGCATGACGGTAGCCATCAGCATTTTTAGTTTGGTTTTGAGCCTGTTCATTGGGGTCGTTTCTGCAGTTGGGAATGAATCGAAACTATTGCCCTTGTCCTACTTGGCGAAAATGTACGTTCAATTCATTCGGGGAACGCCAATGATCATGCAGGTATATCTTTTTTTCTACATCGTAGGTACCGCATGGGGAATCACCAACCGGTTTTGGGCAGGGGTATTGATCTTGTCCATATTTGAAGGGGCCTATATTTCAGAAATCATTCGAGGCGGGATCCACTCCATCGAGAAGATCCAGCTGGAAGCGGCAAAAGCAGTGGGTTTGAGCAACAAACAGACCTTGGGACTTGTGGTCATTCCTCAGATCGTCAAAAGGATCTTGCCGGCCCTGGCCGGGCAGTTTGCTTCCATTATTAAGGACTCATCCCTTCTTTCCCTGATTTCGGTCATCGAGGCGACCCAAACCATACGGGAGATCAGTGCAACAAACTTTGCCATCTTTGAAAGCTATATTTTTCTAGGATTCATGTATCTGGCGCTTACATTCCCCTTATCCATGTTTACCCGATATCTGGAAAGGCGGTTCAGTTATGAAAATTAA
- a CDS encoding transporter substrate-binding domain-containing protein: protein MKKITILGLILIFSVMMLMGCSQGSGNDELVVGMELAYPPFETKDDKGEPMGVSVDFSKAFGEYIGKEVRIENIGWDGLIPAVQTEQVDMVISSMTIKEERMEKVDFSKPYAKALLAMLVNANSDIETMDDFNEPGRTIAVKIGSTGHSYAEQNLSQATIIPLPDESACVTEVAQGKADGFIYDQLTIYRNNKANPDTTKAIFIPFQDVEYWGVAVKKGNTELLDQLNAFIDEFYADGGFDDITEKFLKEEKVVFDELDFEWFFSDVNE, encoded by the coding sequence ATGAAAAAAATAACGATCCTGGGTTTGATCCTTATATTTTCGGTCATGATGTTGATGGGCTGCAGCCAGGGAAGCGGAAACGATGAACTGGTCGTGGGCATGGAACTGGCCTATCCACCATTTGAAACGAAAGACGACAAGGGAGAACCCATGGGTGTCAGCGTGGACTTTTCCAAAGCTTTTGGAGAGTATATCGGCAAGGAAGTCCGCATCGAAAATATTGGATGGGATGGTCTGATCCCGGCCGTACAAACGGAACAGGTGGACATGGTCATATCGTCCATGACCATCAAGGAAGAACGAATGGAAAAGGTGGATTTCTCCAAACCGTACGCAAAAGCCTTGCTGGCCATGCTGGTCAACGCAAATTCGGATATAGAGACCATGGACGATTTCAACGAACCGGGCAGAACCATTGCCGTCAAGATCGGGTCTACAGGGCACAGCTATGCAGAGCAGAATTTGAGCCAGGCGACCATCATCCCCCTGCCGGATGAAAGTGCATGTGTCACGGAGGTCGCCCAAGGAAAAGCCGATGGATTCATTTACGATCAGTTGACCATTTATCGAAACAACAAGGCCAACCCGGATACCACCAAAGCCATCTTTATACCCTTTCAGGACGTAGAATATTGGGGAGTAGCGGTAAAAAAGGGAAATACGGAGCTGCTGGATCAATTGAATGCATTTATTGATGAATTTTATGCAGACGGCGGATTTGATGACATTACGGAGAAATTCCTGAAAGAAGAGAAGGTCGTTTTTGACGAATTGGATTTTGAGTGGTTTTTTTCCGACGTCAACGAATAG
- a CDS encoding TrpB-like pyridoxal phosphate-dependent enzyme yields the protein MAKVPYKTYLTETEIPKQWYNVRADMKEQHDPFLHPGTGEALHAQDLYPIFCEELAKQEMDTTNHYIDIPEPVLDYYRTFRPSPLIRAYNLEKALDTPAKIYFKFEGNNTSGSHKLNAAAAMAYYAKAQGLTSLTTETGAGQWGTALSMACSFFGLDLAVYMVKVSYDQKPFRKAVMETFGATIVPSPSDTTEVGRAILAANPGTGGSLGCAISEAIEVSMRDDNCRYALGSVLNQVLLHQSIIGLESKAAMEKLNEYPDVIVGCAGGGSNLGGLMAPFMQDKLLGKADPRIVAVEPASCPSLTRGKYAYDFCDTGKITPLAKMYTLGSGFMPSPNHAGGLRYHGMSPTLSKLYHDGYMEAISVEQSTVFEAATLFANKEQILPAPESAHAIYGAIQEALKCKESGEEKTILFGLTGTGYFDLKAYAQFNEGTMSDYVPTDEDLERGFSSLPKMD from the coding sequence ATGGCAAAAGTACCTTACAAAACGTATTTGACAGAAACGGAGATTCCGAAGCAATGGTACAACGTGCGGGCGGACATGAAGGAGCAGCACGATCCCTTCCTGCATCCGGGAACTGGCGAGGCATTGCATGCCCAGGATCTGTATCCCATCTTTTGCGAAGAATTGGCGAAGCAGGAGATGGACACGACCAACCATTACATCGACATACCGGAACCGGTTTTGGATTACTATCGAACATTTCGTCCATCGCCATTGATCCGTGCCTACAATCTGGAAAAAGCCCTGGATACGCCGGCAAAGATCTATTTCAAGTTTGAAGGAAACAACACCTCGGGCAGCCACAAGCTCAATGCAGCGGCAGCCATGGCCTATTATGCCAAGGCTCAGGGATTGACGTCGTTGACCACGGAAACGGGGGCGGGACAGTGGGGTACCGCTTTGTCCATGGCATGTTCCTTCTTTGGTCTGGATCTTGCCGTTTATATGGTGAAAGTGTCCTACGATCAAAAGCCGTTTCGAAAAGCGGTCATGGAGACTTTTGGCGCCACCATCGTGCCAAGTCCTTCCGATACGACAGAAGTGGGCAGAGCCATTTTGGCAGCAAATCCCGGAACTGGCGGCAGCTTGGGTTGTGCCATCTCTGAAGCCATTGAAGTGTCCATGAGAGACGACAACTGCCGATATGCGCTGGGTTCCGTATTGAATCAGGTTTTGCTCCATCAATCCATTATCGGATTGGAGAGCAAAGCGGCCATGGAGAAACTAAATGAATATCCGGATGTGATCGTCGGTTGTGCCGGGGGAGGTTCCAACCTGGGCGGACTTATGGCCCCTTTCATGCAGGACAAATTATTGGGGAAAGCGGATCCCAGGATCGTTGCGGTGGAACCTGCATCCTGTCCCTCCTTGACCAGGGGGAAGTATGCCTATGACTTCTGCGATACCGGGAAGATCACACCATTGGCCAAGATGTACACCTTGGGCAGCGGCTTCATGCCTTCACCCAACCATGCAGGAGGTCTGCGATATCATGGCATGTCTCCCACCTTGTCCAAGCTGTATCATGACGGATACATGGAAGCCATTTCCGTAGAACAGTCTACCGTCTTTGAAGCGGCAACCCTCTTTGCCAACAAGGAACAGATCCTGCCGGCGCCGGAGTCGGCCCACGCCATATACGGTGCCATTCAAGAAGCATTGAAATGCAAGGAAAGTGGAGAAGAAAAAACCATATTGTTTGGATTGACGGGAACCGGTTATTTCGACCTGAAAGCATATGCCCAATTCAATGAAGGAACCATGAGCGACTACGTGCCTACGGATGAAGATCTGGAAAGAGGATTTTCAAGCCTGCCAAAAATGGATTGA